The uncultured Eubacteriales bacterium region GGTCGCCCCGCCGACGAGAGCGTTATTCCCGTCGTAGACGCCGAAGGTAAACTCTTTATTGGTGGCAGCGCCCGTTACTGCCTTGGTAACTGTGATGCTGCCCTTGATCTGCTCGTTTTTCACCGTCAGAGTGTTGGTGCTTTCGCTGTAGTCAGCGCCGGGGTCAACACCGAGAAACAGGTTATAGATTCTATGCCAGAAATTATCGTCCTTCAGCTCCACCGTATAGTCCGTACTGGAGCTGACGGTGATGACGTAAGAGAGATCTGTGGGAGTAACGTAGCTTTCAGGGGCCGCGATCTCCTTTAAAGTATAGATTCCCGTCTGGCCAAAGGTGATTTTCACGGTGCCGTCGGCTTGGGTGGTGTATAGAGTTTCGATACTGTCGCCGTTCTTCGTCAGGAGGAAGGTTGCGCCGGGGAGGGGCTTGGTGAGGTCCGCGCCATCCACCTTCTTGATGGTCAGCTCCACGGGGGTCTTGATATCGGCGCCCATGTCCTTTTCGTATTGATTGGTGATGGTTATGGTGGTGCTGCCGCTCTTGGCGACGAGATGAGGGACATTAACCCCGGTCGGAGCGTTTGTATACGAGATGACCGTGTAATTGCTTTCCTCCACATAGTAGGAGCCTGTGGGAACGCCCGTGAGCGTCATGGAGCCGTTGGTCATCTGCCCATACGTGAAACTTTCATAGAACGTGCCGCCCTTGCCGTCTGTCCCGCCACTGTAAACGTTAAAGAGCGCGTCATCAGGCATTACATCCGCACTGTTCGCGCCAAAGGCCTTCGTGACGACCAGCGTCCCCGTGTCGCGGGTGTAGGTGTTGGTGGCGGTGAGTGCGGCGTTCGCGGTGGTGAGGGTGACGGAGGTGCTTACGCCGGTGTTGCCGCCGCTCCAGCTCACGCTGCTCAGGGTATAGTCCGGGATGTCGGCTGCGGATTCCTCAATGGCGTACGTGCCGGTGGGCAGGGATTTGCTGGTAGCAGTCCAGCCGTTGCCGGCGTTGACGGTCAGCGTGTCGACCACGGTAGCCCCGCTCTTTACCTGGAAGGTAAAGCTACCGGAGGGGGTCACGCCGTTGACGACCTTGTTGACCGTAATGGTACCCATCTCACGCGCATTCACGATGGTCAGGGTGTTGCCGTTCCAGCCGCCGCCTGTGCCGCCGGTGATGTTCTCGACGATCCATCCCCAGATGTTGGTGAAGATATTGCCGCTCTCTGGGGCTTTTACTGTGACAATCCCGTTCCTGTTGGCGGTCACGGTCCAGAAGGTGCTGCTCTTGGCATAGCCGCCGGGGGCGGTTTCCTCCACCAGGTAGAACGTTGCGGCCGTGCTGCCGATGGGCAGCGCGCTGCCGGGAACGGTAATGGTGGCGTAGCCGTCAGCCGCAGTGGTGGCAACACTTCCGACGGTGACGTTGTCAGCGCTTCCCGCAGAATAACTGGAGTAGAGCTGGAACACCGCACCCGCCAGCGGGCCGCCGCCGCCGTTTTCATCAGCCTTTTTATAGATAGTAAAGCTGGCGTCCTGGTTTTCATTCCCGGTGGGGACCCAGGTGTTGGTGAAGTTGTAACCGTTTTGCGTGGAGAGCCAATAGCCCGTTTCCGCGGTGCCGTCGGTCTCGTAAACGACAAAGCGGTTGCCGGACAAGGTGGCACCGGAGATAGCGGTCTCGGCAACGGTGTAGTTGATCAGACTGCCGTTGTCGTACTTGGGCAGGCCGCTGAACGTATAATCGCTGCCGTTCCAGGTAGGAGCAATGTTTAGCCCCACATTGTCGGCGTACAGCGTAATGGTTATGGCGGGCAGACTGCCGGTGTAGTCTTCGCGCGCCCACGTCTTGGTGCCGCTGACGCTGGTGGTCTTTTCCGCGTAATTGTTGACGAAACTGGTGGTCTGGGTGCCGCCGGTCTGTGTTACGCTTTCCGTGGTGCTTATGGCACCGGAGACTCCGTCGGCGGAGGGGGTGATGGTGAACAGGTTATCTAAAGTGGGATTGCTGTAGCCGGCCTCGGCAATGGTATAGCTGCCGGTGGGTAGGTTAGAAAAGGTCCACTGGTATACTCCGTTGATCAGGGCAAAGGAGATCACGGTATTGGTCCCGCTGATAAACTGCTCCTGCCTGGAGGTTAAATCGGAAAGACGAAGCGTTATGACCTTGGAGAAACCTGTCACGGTGATGGAAAAGCTGCTGGAGAGGGCGGCAATCTCTGCTTCGCTCAGCCCGGAGAACGCCTTTGTGACGTTCAGCGCGGCAGTAAGGGTCTGAGTGCTCTCCACTGTTGTGGTCAGGCCGGAGATGCTGAGGTCCATGCCCTTGCTGCTGGAGCCGCCGTCGCAGTTAACCCAGCCGGCTTTCCGCTGCGCTTCGGTAAAACTGACCTCAACATTCGGGTATACCGTTCCGTCGGTCCCCGTGATGGTCACGTAGGCGGTCACGTTCGTAACATTGCCGATGGCCGTGCGGGTAAAGGTTTGGTTCGTCCCCGCCCGGAATTCGTAGCCGCTAACGATAGAGTAATTCGAGCTTGTATGTGACGCCCCATTGCTGAACTTGATTACAACGTGGTCCACGGCGGTGACCGTGCCCGTGAAACGGGAGGTTGTCGAACTAATTATATTGCCGTTTTGATCCTTGACTATTGTGGTCTGGCTGAAGGTCACGTTTTCCACGCGGATGTCCACGTGGTTCACGGTGGCGTTTGTCGCCATCCAGCGGGCATAAAGAGTGGTATTCCCGGTGATGACGAATTGCTCCCCCGGCAGATAGAGTGTGTTGTTGCTTGTATTGGAGGCGGAGGTGCCCCAGCCCACGAACTCGTAGCCGCTGAGGGTAAGACCGTTGCTGCCCGGCACGGTGACCAAATCACCATACCAATAGGGGCCGCTGTTGGCGGGAGCTGTTCCGGAGCCGCTATTTTTATTAAAAGTCACGGAATAAGTCTGATAGGTCAGCGTATAGGCGGCGGTGGCGGTTTCCGTGCCGTTTTTGGCGGTGGCAGTCACGGTCGCGGTGCTGCCGGAGGATATGCCGCTTTTCCAAGTGAACAGGCCGTTTGAATCAATTGTTCCGTTGGTGCCGGAAACACTCCATGTGATGGCGGGGGCGGCAGAAAAGCCGCTGGGCGTGGCGTTTAGCTGCACCGTAGTATTGGTGGTGGCGCCCTGGGTGATGGTGACGCCGGTAACGGTGATGGTAGCGGATTCACCACTGCCAAACGAGATGGTGGCAGTACCGGCGCCAACGGCCCTCAAAGTGGCCCAACTCTTTGTGCTGCTGCTGCTTCCTCTCGCCGTGACGGTAGCAGCGCTGGTATTGCTGGAGAACCAGCTGCGGCCGCCTACACTGCCAGCATTGCTGTAAATATACAGTGAGTCGCCCACATTCAGGATTAAGCCGTCCAGGTCTTTGACTTTGGTCGTGCCGGTCAGCGAGCTGACCACGTAAACGGAAAAGCTCTCCGCTGCCACGGACACTTCCTGGGTCTCTGCTTCAAGATCGACGCTCACCGGCTCGCCCACGGGGATAGCTTCGCTGTTCACGTCTTCCATGTGGAAGACCTGGAGCTGGCTTGCCTCGTCGCTGATGAGGGCGCTGGCGGTCTCCACCGAGAAGACCACGCTGACAGGGTAGCCCTCGGCGGGCTGGAGCTCCTCGCCGCCGGGTCCGGTGAAGGTGATGTCAAAGGCCGCGGCGCTCTGGGGTTCGGCAAGCTCGTCAGCCAGCGCGTCGGTCACGGCGCTCTCCACTCTGCCCATGGGGATGCCCAGGAAGTTGTGGAACAGGGTGATGGGGGTGATGGTCAGCTCGGTGTTCTCGGGGAACGCGCCTTCAGGGGCGTCCACATAGACGGTCACACCCTTGGCGCTGGCGGAGCCGCTGATGGCGGGATAGGCTGCTTCGGAAGCAGGCGTCTCGGCGGGGGCTTCTTCGGAAATGGGACTCTCTTCGGGAACAGGGCTCTCTTCAGGCACGGAAGGCCCCTCGGGGACAACAATGTCGGAAGTCTCCTCGGGGATAGGACTCTCCCCGGGCACGGGGGCCTCTTCGGGGACGGGGTTCTCCGCGGGACTCTCAGGGGAGATGATGGCTTCAGCCGCGGGGAGATTGTCCCCGTCGGCGGCTATGGCGCTGACGGGCAGCATGCCCAGCAGCATCACCAGTGTCAGGAGCAGTGCGAGAGCTTTTTTACTTCTCTTTACGAACATCGTTTGTTCTCTCCTTTCCATTATGTGAAAGTGGAATTGAATGGGTCCTTTTCGGGATGTGTGTTGGTTCTATAGGGTGCAGAGGTCTTGCATGGGCTCCGGCGCTGTCTCCGGGTTGGCCGCCCCGTTGATCGTGCTGCCGATCAGCTTGAGCAGCTCCAGCACACTGCGGAAGGATTGAACCTTCTTCCCGCCCGTCCAGGTGACCGTGCCCTGCCAAGTGGCGTTTTGGTCATTGAGGATCTGGACAACAAAGGTTTCTCGCATAAGCCACTCCTTTCACCTGCGGGGGAACCCCTCTTTTTCTCTAGGTTTAATTTGAGTATGAAAGGTTTTGGTTACATTTCGGTTACATTTAGAAAAATAATCCAAAGAAAAATAACCCAAGTAAAAAAATTTAGATGTATCCCGAAAAGAGGACTACACAAAAGAGGGTATATGGGTTATAATTATTTCGAAATCATATAAATATTACCTCTCGGCATAGAAATGAGGTGCTGTTCGCATGGGAAAGAGGAGTTCCGCCGCGGCGAAAACCGTTTGCGTGACCATGCTGGGCAGTTTCCGTCTGCAGGTGGGCGACAATGTGATCACGGACGAGGAGGGTCGCTCGCAAAAGCTGTGGAGCGTCTTGTGCTACCTCATCGCCCACCGGGGCCGCAGCGTGCCCCAGGCCGAGTTTATCGAGATGTTCTGGCCGGAGGAGGACAACGCAAATCCCGTCAGCGCGCTCAAGACCCTGCTCTACCGGGCGCGCCTTTTGCTGGATCCACTGTTTGAAAAGGATTTGCCCTGCATCCTTTCCCAGCGTGGCGCCTACTCCTGGAATCCGGCCATCGCCTGTGAGGTTGACGCGGACTGGTTCGGGGAGCTGTGCCGCGAGGCGGGTGACCGCGCCCTCCCGGAGGAGCGGCGGATGGACCTCTACCGGCAGGCCGTGGCACTCTACCACGGGGACTACCTCTTCAAGCTCAGCGGCCAGATGTGGGTGGTACCCCTGAGCGCACGCTACCACGCCATGTACCTGGAGGCGGTCAAGGCCTATGCCGCCCTGCTGGAGCGTGCCCAAAAATTCGCGGAGATGGAGGAGCTGTGTACCCGGGCCAGCGCGCTGGATGCTCTGGATGAGGGGCTCCACACACTTACCGTCCGTGCGCTGCTGCGCCAGGGAAAGAATGCCGCCGCCCTCAGCCGCTATGAAAAGGCAACCGACCTGCTCTACCGCAATCTGGGCGTCCGCCCGTCCCAAGAGCTGCGGGGGCTCTACACCGAGATCATGGCGGTGGAGGAGGGCTTGGAGACCGACTTGGAGGTCATCCAGGAAGGACTCAGGGAGACAGCCGCCCGGCCTGGCGCGTTCGTATGCGAGTATGGTTTTTTTAAAGAGGCATACCGCCTCGAGGCCCGCCGGGCAAGGCGCAACGGCAATTGCGTGCACGTCGCCCTCCTGACCGTCTCCCTTCCTGACGGCGGCGTACCTCCGCTTGGGGTTCTGGGTGTCACCATGGATCAGCTGCTGGAAATCCTTCTCCATAATCTCCGCCGGGGTGACGTGGTGTCCAAGTACAGCGGGGCCCAGTATGTCGTTATGCTTCCCTCCGCCAACCTGGAGGACAGTACCATGGTCATGGAGCGGGTGGTGGCCGCCTTTTACCGGCAGCACCGCCGGAATTTCCTCAAGATCTTCTATAAACTGCGGGAGCTGGAGCTTGCTTGACCGGCCCCGAGGGTAAGGAGTTAATGAAACATCATGAAAAAGCGAACGCGCGCCGCCCTCGGCATGTTCTTCCTGGCTGTGGCCTGCCTCGCCCTCGGGGCGGGCCTGGCCCTGCTGTGGCGGAGCGGTGCCGCTGTGCCGCCCGAGGCCCCTCAGCTCAGCGCCTCGCCCCCTGGCGTTTCCGCGTTCGCACCGGGCCCCTCAGCCGCGCCGACGCTCACCCCGACGCCGACGCCCTCCGTCACCTCCGCGCCGGAGCCTCTGGACAACCCGGCAATCATCGATAATGGTCTCCCAAAGGACAAGCTGTACGTCACCGCCACGCGCAAGACCTATACCGACGGCTCTCTGCGCCTCATCATCCCCAAGCTTGGGGTAGACATCCCCGTCCTCAATGGCGTGGACGCAGCGACCCTCCTGCGTGGCGTCGGGCTGTACGACTACGCCCAGCTCCCCGCCGAGGGGGGTGCCAACGTCTCTATCGCAGGCCATCGCAACGGCTTGCGAGGCGGGAAGATTACCGACGATATGCCCTTTTACTATGTGAACACCCTGACCGAGGGGGATTATCTCTACCTCACCCACGGGGGGAACATTTACCAGTATCAGTGGGAGTGCACCGAGGTAATCGAGCCCAGCAACTGGGGCCCCATTTATAACCAGGGCTATGGCTGCGTCACCCTCACCACCTGCACACCTATCGGCGTGGCCGACCACCGCCTGCTGGTGCGGGGTGCGCTGGTGAATACCCTGCCGCTGAGCGAAACTTATGCGTACCCTTCCAGCGTAACAGAGGAGACTGATTGAGATGAAAAAGAGCAGACGAAATCGCCTGGGCGCCGCCGTACTTGCGCTGGCGCTGACGGCTTGCGCCCTGGGCGCCGCGTCCGCCAAGACCTCGACCATGCCTACGAAAGTCGAGACCAAGACCGGCGTCGCCGTCTACTCCAATGCCAAGGCGTCCATTGACGCATCCAATCTGGCGGAGGGGTACCTCATGGTGAAGTACACCGGCGGTAAGGACGTGAAGATCAAGGTGCAGATTACCAGGGACAGCGGCACCACCTATACCTATAATCTCAACAACAAGGGTTCCGCCGAGACCCTGCCGCTCACCGAGGGGGACGGAAAGTACACCGTCAAGGTCTACGAGAACACTACGGGCACCAAATACGCCCAGGCCTACAGCACTACCGTGACCATGAAACTGCGCAATGAATTTCTCCCCTTCCTGTACTCCAACCAGTTTGTCAACTACACCGAAAGATCCGCGGTGGTGACCAAGGCCGCCGAGCTAACGAAGGACGCTGCCACAGATCTCACCCGCATCCAGAGCATCTATGACTTCGTCATTCAGAACTTTACATACGACTACGAACTGGCCAAAGCCGTTCAGAGCGGCTATCTGCCCGACGTGGACAAGGTCCTAGCCGATAAGAAGGGTATCTGTTTTGATTACGCGGCGGTGATGGCCGCCATGCTCCGCGCCCAGAACATCCCCTCCAAGCTGGTGGTGGGGTATGCGGGCACCACCTATCATGCCTGGATCGACGTGTATATCGACAGCATCGGCTGGGTGGACAAGGTCATCTATTTCGACGGTACCACCTGGACTCTGATGGACCCTACCTTCGTCTCCAGCGGCAACCATAGCGACAGCATCATGACCTACGTAACCAACGACAGCAACTATACCGCCAAGTACGCCTATTAACCGCCGCCGTGCCGTTCGAAAAATGTGAGGGCCGCTGCTCTCAGCGGCCTATTGCCTTGGCATCTCCGTCCCACCCACCAGAAAGATAGAACCAACGGGGGCCTCGCGGATATCGCGAAGCCCCCGTTCTAAAGGGAGATGGATTATGAAGGAGCAAGCAAAAGCAGCGTCTGCCCCCACGAACGACGAGCTGTCTGTCTTCTGCAGTCAGCTCGCCCTGATGCTTCAGGCGGGCATCGGCTTTGAAGAGGGTGTGGAGCTCCTGGAAAAGGACGCAGGCACCCCCCGGGTCAAGGCTTTGCTGGGGCAGATCGGGGCCCGGCTCAGCCAGGGGATCCCCCTGTCCGCCGCTCTGGCGGAGACCGGGGCTTTCCCCGCGTACTTGCTGCGCATGGTGGAGATCGGACAGGCCGCCGGACGGCTGGAGCAAGTGCTCTTCGCCCTGGGGACCTATTACCAGAGGGAGGCGGACACCGGGCGGAGCTTGCGCCGGATGGTGGCTTACCCCGCCGTCATGGCAATTCTCATCGCGGTGGTCTTCCTGGTGCTGGTGGCCCGGGTGCTCCCCGTGTTCCAGCAGGTCTTCGCCCAGCTGGGCATGAGCTTGGACCCGGCCGCCCAGGCCCTGTTGCAGGTGGGGTCTGCGGGCAAGTATGTGGCGGGTGTCCTCGCTGTGACACTGGCCCTGGGCGCCGTGGCGCTGCTGTACCTCTTCTGGGGGGAGGGCGGCTCTGCCTCTTTTACCCGCCTCTTCTCCAGGACCGATGCTGCCAAGGCGCTGGACCGCAGCCGTTTTGCCTCCGCTATGGCGCTTATGCTCTCCAGTGGCCTGCCCCTGGATGAATCCATGTCCCGCACCTGCCAGCTCCTGGAGGGCTCTGCCCTCTCCCCGGTGCTGGAGGACTGTCGGGCTAAGATGGACAGGGGCATCGACTTTCCCCGCGCCGTTGAGGGAATTTTCCCTCCCCTCCAGATCGGCCTGCTCTCAGCCGGTTTTAGGGCCGGGGTCTCCGACCAGACGATGGAGACCCTCTCCCGCCGCTGCCAGACAGAGGCTGACGAGGCTCTCGCCCGGCTGCTGAGCCGGTTTGAGTATGGCCTGGTCATCGCCCTGTGCGCGGCGGTGGGGCTGGTGCTTCTGGCGGTGATGCTCCCCCTGTTGGGGGTCCTCTCCGCCATCGGGGGGTAGCGGTATGGGCCGCACAAAACCCTTTTGGCGGCGGATCATGCCCCTGCTGGTTCTACTCGCCGTGCTTCCCCTGGCCTTCCTGTGGGCGAGCGGGGAGGTGGGAGGCCGAGCCGACCAGGAGGCCCTGGCGCTAGCCGAGCGGTCGGTCCGCCGGGCGGCGGTGCAGTGTTACGCGCTGGAGGGCTTTTATCCCACAGACGTGGGCTATTTAGAGGCACACTACGGCGTGACGGTGGACGGGGCCTACTGGGTGGATTATCAGTATGTGGCCTCCAACCTGATGCCGGACATCACCGTGCTGCCCATCTCGTAAAGGAAAGGGGGACACCTCATGCCGGGATCCTCGACTCAGGGCCGCACCCTGCGCGCCGCCGTCACGGTGGTGCTCTGCGCCCTCTTCTTCCTGCTGGCCATGGGAGTCGTCCTGCTGGGCAGCGGGGTCTACCGGGATGCGGCGGCCGCGTCCGATGAAAACTTTACCCACCGTACCGCCTTAAGCTATGTCATCAACCAGGTCCGCCGGGGCGACGTGGCGGGGGGCGTTACCCTCGGTTCCTTCGGCGGGGGGGACGCGCTCTTTTTAAGGGAGGGCGGCTATACCACTATCCTCTACTGCTACGATGGCCAACTCCGGGAACTCTATATGGAGGACGACCTTGACCTCGCCCCAGAGGACGGCACGGCTATCCTGCCCCTGGCGGCTCTCGAGATAGCGCCGACGGACGGCTGCCTGCGCGTCACCGCCACCGGCGAGGACGGCGCGCGCTATACCGCGGACCTCTCCCCCCGCTGCGGCTGGAGTGAGGAGGTGGCGTCATGAGCGGAAACACCCGGCGCTCCGACCTCTTCCTGCTGGAGCTTGTGATCGACCTCTTCCTCTTCGTCCTGTGTGCCGCGGTCTGCGTAACACTATTGATCCATGCCCGAAGTATGAGCCGGGAGAGTGCGGAGCTGACCCAGGCGGTGTATCTCGCTCAGTCGGCGGCTGAAAAGTGGCGCGCCACCGGGGAGATCCCCATCGTCCCGAATGAAAACGGCTTTACAGGCCAATGCTTGGTAAAGGGCGAAACTCTAAACGTCGCCATCTACCAGAGCAAGCGGCTTGTCTATACGTTGGAGGGGGTGGCCGCGCCGTGAAGGATTCCTCCCCCATAGGCGTGGGCGTCGTCACCATCTTGACGGTGCTCCTCGTCCTCAGCCTCACCATCTTCTCCGCCCTCACCTTGTCCACCGCCCGTGCGGACCTGGCCCTCTCCCAGCGCAACGCCGATACGGTACAGGCTTATTATGAGGCCGACGCCCAGGCTGCCAAGCTCTATGCAGACTTTGCGGAGAGCGGCGATAGCGAGCTGGAGACCGCCATTCCCATGACCGATACCCAGTCCCTCTATCTCCACCTCACCCGTCAGGATGACGGCAGTATCCTCACCCTGGCCTGGCAGACCCAGTCGGAGGAGGAGACCGAGCTTGACGAACACCTGCCTGTGTGGGACGGCACACCACCCACCGGCTAAAGGAGCGAGGATCACATAAGATGCAGATAAAAGAAATTTTACAGCAGGCAGTGGAGCGTTCCGCTTCGGACATCATTTTGGTGGCCGGCCTTCCGGTGGCCTACAAGGTGGACGGCGTCATCCGTCGGGAGGGGGAGCGCCTTATCCCCCAGGACACCGCAGCACTGACGGCCGAGCTGTATCGCCAGGCAGAGAACCGGGATATGGCGCGTCTCTCCTCCACGGGGGACGATGACTTCTCCTTCGCCGTACCGGGCCTTTCCCGATTCCGGGTTAACGCCCTCAAGCAGCGGGGTTCCCTGGGACTGGTGATCCGGGTGGTGTCCTTCAACCTGCCCGACCGGGTGCAGATGGGCATTCCCGATAGAGTAATCGATTTTGCCACCTGCCCACACGGGCTCCTCCTTTTCACCGGCCCGGCGGGCAGCGGCAAGACCACCACACTCGCCTGCATTGTGGACACGGTGAATTCCACCCGCAACGCCCACGTCATCACCATCGAGGACCCCATCGAGTATCTGCACCCCCATAAGAAGAGCGTGGTCATCCAGCGGGAGCTCTTCACCGACACGATGAGCTACGACGCGGCTCTCCGGGCCGCACTGCGGGAGGCTCCCGATATCATCCTCCTGGGCGAGATGAGGGATGCCGAGACCATTCGGGCTGCCGTCACCGCCGCCGAGACAGGGCACCTGGTCATCTCCACCCTGCACACCATTGGCGCGGCCAACACCATCGACCGCGTCGTGGACTCCTTTCCACCCGAGCAACAGGGGCAGATTCGCACCCAGCTCGCAATGGTACTGGAGGGGGTGGTCTCCCAGCAGCTTATCCCCGGGACCGATGGGCGGCTGGTACCCGCCTTTGAGGTCATGGCCGTCACCCCCGCCGTGCGAAACTTGATCCGGGAGTCCAAGGCCTACCAGCTGGACAATACCATCGCGCAATCCGCCGCCGAGGGGATGTGCACCATGGACCAGAGCGTGCTCAGGCTGGCTCAGACCGGGCGCATCTCCGCCGAGGAGGCCATGCGCCACTGCATGAACTCTGACTGGATGCAAAAGCGGCTCTTTTCCAAGAACGTCTGACCGGGAGGCGAGGGCTCCGTGACACCACCAAAGCTCAACCAGACAACCGCCGCCCTCCGCGTCTGCGTGGACAGGGCGGAATGTGGGCGTCTCAGCGGCCGGGTCTACAGCCAGCGGCTCACCGCTCCCATCGTGTTTATCGACTTTGTAGACTTCCTCCTCCGGGTGGAGGCCGTGCTGGACGCCCAGGCGTTTCCCCAGGCATTTGAGCGCACCCGCGTCTTCCGTCCCCTATGCACCGATGGCGTCCCCGCCGCAGAGCGCATTGAGGAGGGCCTCCCCGCCGCAGCGGTGTCCGCCGCGTGGGGAGAGGTTAGCACCTTCACGCTCCACGTCGTTACCCGCCGCAACACCACTTGGCAGGGCTTTGTGGACTGGCTGGATGGCGCCCCACCCCAGGAGTATGCCAGCGTGCTGGAGCTCATTAAGCTCGTCGGTCAGCATATATTTTAAAAAGCGAGCCCCCCACCGTCAGGTGGGGGGCTTATTTGATCGGTCAGGGCTCTTCCAAGCCGTCCTCTCCGGCGCTAAGGCGCCACAGGCACCTCTTTAAGTCGATGCGGCCGTTTTCCAGGAAAGGGACGCCCTCCCCCTCCAGCATGGCCCGCTGGATCTCCCCGCCGCCAAAGGCATAAGGGGGGGCCAGCTCGCCCAGCCGGTTAACCACCCGGTGGCAGGGGAGGTCTCGCTCCGCAGGGGCATGGCTCATGGCGTACCCTACCATGCGGGGCGCGTCGGGCTTTCCCGCCATCCAGGCGATCTGCCCGTAAGTGGCCACCCGTCCCGCTGGGATCTCAGCCACCAGCGTGTAGATCCTCTTGTAAACGTCCGCGTGATTCATTGCGCTGTCCCCTTTTCTGTCAGCAGGTAATTGGTATGGGTCCCTAGGGGCCTTAAAGATCCAATGCCCGGTGGATTTCCTCCCGAATCTTTGGCATACGCTCCGCCGTGAACTGGGGATAGTCCATAAACCACTTCACGTTCAGCGGGGACGGGTGGGGCAGCACATAGGCGGGTTTGCCGCGGAGCTGGAGGTCCTCAAAAACCAGCTGCGTGAGCCCCCGCCCGGGGAAGAAAAATTCCGCCGCGATGCCGCCGATGATGATGTAGAGCGCATTGTCCACGAGAGGCATTTCCCTGGAGAGCCAATGCTCGGCGCAGACCTTGGGCGGGCGGCGGTCCCCGCCGCCCGGAGCCTTGCCGGGGTAACAGTGGGCCATGGACACGATGTAGAACCGATCGGGGTCATAAAAGACATCGTCCGAGATGTGATACCACTCTCCACGCAGTTTTCGCCCGCTGGCGTCGTTGAAGGGCCTGCCTGTCTCATGGACGGTTTTAGAGGGAGCCTGGCTGATCTGCATGATTTTGGCGCTCCTGTCCCCCAGCACGATGGGGCGGGGCTCGAACCCAAAGGTGTCCTGACAAAGACGGCACTGTCGTATCTGTACCTGCAGGCGGGCAAGCTCGTTTTCACTCTGTACTTGTTCCATATACTCCACTCCTGTCAGCCGGGAGGTGCATTCAATGTCCGACCCTTAGTAGTCGAAGGTGCGGAATGCGCCTCCTTCCCCGTACAGGAAAGAGGAGAGATGGCTCATCAATTGGCCCTCTTCAGTTAATCACACCACAAAATGGACCCCTTGGCATCGTATCTGTCCTGGAGCTTGATTTCCCTCGCGGGGTACGACGGGGATGACGGCGAAGGCCTCCAACCCGGCGGGGAGACTCGAAGCATCTCCTACAGCATCTATCCGCTCCTTCATGGGGGACCCCCCCAGCCAGACAATGCTGAGGCCATGAGCGGCGGCTTCTGGCAGG contains the following coding sequences:
- a CDS encoding hypothetical protein (Evidence 5 : No homology to any previously reported sequences); this encodes MRETFVVQILNDQNATWQGTVTWTGGKKVQSFRSVLELLKLIGSTINGAANPETAPEPMQDLCTL
- a CDS encoding exported hypothetical protein (Evidence 5 : No homology to any previously reported sequences) — translated: MFVKRSKKALALLLTLVMLLGMLPVSAIAADGDNLPAAEAIISPESPAENPVPEEAPVPGESPIPEETSDIVVPEGPSVPEESPVPEESPISEEAPAETPASEAAYPAISGSASAKGVTVYVDAPEGAFPENTELTITPITLFHNFLGIPMGRVESAVTDALADELAEPQSAAAFDITFTGPGGEELQPAEGYPVSVVFSVETASALISDEASQLQVFHMEDVNSEAIPVGEPVSVDLEAETQEVSVAAESFSVYVVSSLTGTTKVKDLDGLILNVGDSLYIYSNAGSVGGRSWFSSNTSAATVTARGSSSSTKSWATLRAVGAGTATISFGSGESATITVTGVTITQGATTNTTVQLNATPSGFSAAPAITWSVSGTNGTIDSNGLFTWKSGISSGSTATVTATAKNGTETATAAYTLTYQTYSVTFNKNSGSGTAPANSGPYWYGDLVTVPGSNGLTLSGYEFVGWGTSASNTSNNTLYLPGEQFVITGNTTLYARWMATNATVNHVDIRVENVTFSQTTIVKDQNGNIISSTTSRFTGTVTAVDHVVIKFSNGASHTSSNYSIVSGYEFRAGTNQTFTRTAIGNVTNVTAYVTITGTDGTVYPNVEVSFTEAQRKAGWVNCDGGSSSKGMDLSISGLTTTVESTQTLTAALNVTKAFSGLSEAEIAALSSSFSITVTGFSKVITLRLSDLTSRQEQFISGTNTVISFALINGVYQWTFSNLPTGSYTIAEAGYSNPTLDNLFTITPSADGVSGAISTTESVTQTGGTQTTSFVNNYAEKTTSVSGTKTWAREDYTGSLPAITITLYADNVGLNIAPTWNGSDYTFSGLPKYDNGSLINYTVAETAISGATLSGNRFVVYETDGTAETGYWLSTQNGYNFTNTWVPTGNENQDASFTIYKKADENGGGGPLAGAVFQLYSSYSAGSADNVTVGSVATTAADGYATITVPGSALPIGSTAATFYLVEETAPGGYAKSSTFWTVTANRNGIVTVKAPESGNIFTNIWGWIVENITGGTGGGWNGNTLTIVNAREMGTITVNKVVNGVTPSGSFTFQVKSGATVVDTLTVNAGNGWTATSKSLPTGTYAIEESAADIPDYTLSSVSWSGGNTGVSTSVTLTTANAALTATNTYTRDTGTLVVTKAFGANSADVMPDDALFNVYSGGTDGKGGTFYESFTYGQMTNGSMTLTGVPTGSYYVEESNYTVISYTNAPTGVNVPHLVAKSGSTTITITNQYEKDMGADIKTPVELTIKKVDGADLTKPLPGATFLLTKNGDSIETLYTTQADGTVKITFGQTGIYTLKEIAAPESYVTPTDLSYVITVSSSTDYTVELKDDNFWHRIYNLFLGVDPGADYSESTNTLTVKNEQIKGSITVTKAVTGAATNKEFTFGVYDGNNALVGGATFTLINGASKTFSDLVYGTYTIKETDDTSVTDYTFNGVTYSGDGTAVEGGRQITVGTNDQQLNVTATNSYTHEKGALSISKTVVKAPNSQTPDGDDVFTFTVTFGGIPYSGTYTVGSELRAAAAGGIILKAGETATISGVDTKTAYVVTEAAKTNYTADSLTKSGSLAAYSSAAFTNTYFKSPATSFTVTKVWDHGTAPYVNPSATDAEVQVTLQKKVGDNGTWQDVETKTTSNRTYTWSGLDAYQDTSTPVSYQAVETTVPAGYKVSYNGDHTVITNTYDPNIRTEVRNHASFTIHKVDSEDSTLPLQDAVFQLYTDTALSIPVFESALTTNVSGDVGVAIPTNALPADGTFATFYLAEITAPKGYAKENTVWSVTASKSMLNVEGPTSGNVFTDIWEWIVDNITGSSGWSGSTKTLTVKNSKVTGEATTPASIRILKTDGTSPILGISPETTATFTLTLDDAAVNSKTDGNGVAAFNDISSTGEYTLSETDAPDAYTASTAIWYVRVTNGTSSSGWNSDHSKWITTTPLVATIYTDSDYTETAPLNSLGQLVVANTRTLAAPFTITKAWNDTDYVSSRPSSVTINISSGETTLGAVTLSEADATTTSTAFTVTHGEAHWTAVVSNLPAKDAATGADIAYRVEEAVNGAYAVTYTNNGAVTDNAVTVTNTRTPETTAQVSGEKLWADGNNRDGGRPDYVKIQLYSNGTAMTGDEYVKVLDETAGWKYNWTDLPDSSGGTEIKYAVRETAMGYYDDAATADVDEAREIAITYSPETGYSSAYGYQPQNTGTANITNTYDSETISIPVIKTWSGNYSSLPASIELELYADGVATGLTLTMTSVNQDGGSTTRWLGEFGASVIPVALSEDDTSPVYTIYKYREGSKGVEIVYSVKETKIAGNAVTGSTYGNWTIATGKDTSGALTVSNNYYYYSGGTDPDPKPTPKPTPTPTPTPTPIPSPSPTPVEEDIGDEDVPLSDQPDDSAQLGAQIEIVDSATPLGNLPQTGMVAEPANPTITLGLLALALSMAAAGLAFTFSRKKEEEEG